A stretch of the Ischnura elegans chromosome 5, ioIscEleg1.1, whole genome shotgun sequence genome encodes the following:
- the LOC124158881 gene encoding uncharacterized protein LOC124158881 gives MSLRHVAIHIFASILLFQLVVLSRSEVDSTSQNSELRQCKRGPGINITSAVLLDNGSILDNRNSIVYPSGKWYRKNSTIIGCRCELRGMCLRKCCPKKHSYKYGRGKGCVWSEHDFELKVAIDGVNGKHTVMQVDELLIERSQCRGEDYLLQPDLYHDNAYSLLPDGRLSLPKSHVRELGPDSYCFESDSNDKARPYVCLENIYPDETFTTAGILIWRIPPLVFLACSILTGLSAGGSNDQLLTKINGFYLLINLVVARIVYASVTVFSTQVTDMDCLLLALIVQFFLLGSAFWLNVMCLDAFLMTRDSKSPCADIAATGYAKNFQIEKRNMVFRAIFAIMWPLLIVTSSGLTTTFSTSRNGINPKASLTQDWIRANSIAQGCLLGSDTILLSSNLILSMITLTAVVKAKKRYSTVQKDVRMSIAKERLFTCIGLILIISANRAVEGYVWMLPRAAERMDVLDYANGVQDVLISLMLSWNDIVNTINAFKLWIQRRSLPRESMEPFHAPAKFTLWLLGCKPPNGVSPALSNAPRIHA, from the exons ATGTCTCTTCGTCATGTAGCCATCCATATCTTCGCCTCGATATTGCTGTTTCAGCTGGTGGTCCTATCCAGAAGCGAAGTTGACTCCACATCACAAAACTCCGAGCTACGCCAATGCAAACGAGGTCCGGGAATCAATATTACCTCCGCAGTCCTACTTGACAACGGCAGTATCCTGGACAATAGGAATTCCATAGTTTACCCGAGTGGGAAGTGGTACAGGAAGAATTCCACCATTATTGGCTGCCGGTGTGAACTACGAGGAATGTGCTTGAGGAAGTGTTGTCCAAAAAAACACTCCTACAAGTACGGACGAGGGAAAGGCTGCGTGTGGAGTGAACACGACTTCGAGTTGAAAGTGGCGATTGACGGCGTTAACGGTAAGCACACCGTTATGCAAGTCGATGAGTTGTTGATTGAGAGATCTCAGTGCAGAGGCGAGGATTACCTCCTGCAACCAGACTTGTACCATGACAACGCCTACAGTCTCCTACCAGACGGTCGACTCAGTCTTCCCAAATCTCACGTGAGAGAACTTGGACCGGACAGCTACTGCTTTGAGAGTGACAGCAACGACAAGGCGAGGCCCTACGTTTGCCTGGAGAATATTTATCCCGACGAGACCTTCACCACGGCGGGAATACTTATCTGGAGGATACCACCATTGGTATTCCTCGCCTGCTCCATTCTGACCGGCCTGAGTGCGGGAGGGTCGAATGATCAGCTCTTGACTAAGATCAACGGTTTCTACTTGTTGATCAACTTGGTGGTGGCAAGAATCGTGTACGCCTCGGTGACGGTGTTTTCGACGCAAGTGACTGACATGGATTGCTTGTTACTGG CTCTCATCGTGCAATTCTTCCTCCTTGGATCTGCTTTCTGGCTCAACGTAATGTGCTTGGATGCATTCTTGATGACTAG GGATTCAAAGTCACCTTGTGCGGATATTGCTGCCACAGGATATGCGAAAAACTTCCAGATAGAGAAGAGGAACATggtatttagagcaatttttgcCATCATGTGGCCGCTGTTGATTGTCACTTCCTCCGGACTAACTACAACCTTCTCGACATCACGAAATGGAATTAATCCTAAGGCATCGCTCACCCAGGACTGGATCAGAG CGAACAGCATAGCGCAAGGATGCCTCCTAGGATCGGACACGATTTTGCTGAGTTCCAACTTAATCCTGAGCATGATCACTCTAACAGCCGTTGTTAAAGCGAAGAAAAGATATTCAACCGTTCAGAAGGACGTAAGGATGAGCATCGCAAAGGAAAG GCTTTTCACTTGCATTGGGCTCATCCTAATCATCTCAGCCAACCGTGCAGTGGAGGGCTATGTATGGATGCTCCCCAGGGCAGCAGAGAGAATGGATGTCCTGGATTACGCCAACGGCGTGCAAGACGTCCTAATCTCGCTCATGCTCTCCTGGAACGACATCGTCAACACTATTAACGCCTTCAAACTGTGGATACAACGCAGGTCGCTGCCACGGGAAAGCATGGAGCCATTTCACGCACCCGCCAAGTTCACCCTCTGGCTCCTGGGCTGCAAACCACCAAATGGAGTCAGTCCTGCATTATCCAACGCCCCAAGAATCCATGCCTGA